CCCTTTCTCGCTGCCCTCCTCCCCGGTCCTTCTCGGATGTCAGTAGCCCAATGCCCACAGTACACCGGGCCAGGCAGGGAAACGCgaaatggggtgggatggggggcCGAGGTGGATTCGCTGGGGAGGCGGACGGCGAGCATCCCTGCGTGCCCGCCCGCCCGCCTCCGAGCGTGTGTCTTTGCTCCGGGCTCCCCCCGCAGGGCCGTGCTCCGAGGCGCTGGCCGGCAGCCCCAGCGGCGGGGGGGATCACCCCAAGGGCAGCGGAGGCAGCGGTGGCTCCCAGGGCTCGCTGGCCTGCAGCGCCAGCGACCAGATGCGCCGCTACCGCACCGCCTTCACCCGCGAGCAGATCGCCCGGCTGGAGAAGGAGTTTTACCGGGAGAATTACGTGTCCAGGCCCCGGAGATGTGAGCTGGCGGCTGCTCTAAATCTGCCAGAAACCACCATCAAGGTACACGCAGCTCGGACATGTTTCCAATTAGCACGATATAAATCTGTATGGCCAAACTTCCTTGCAAAACTCGGGAAAGCACTTCGCCAGCATAACCCTCCCTCTCAGCTCCCCCCGCCTCCCGCCCCTTTCCTGGCCCTGCCCGCACCCTGCAACAATGCCGGAGATGGGACACGGCTCCCGGAGCCATCCCGGCCAGCGCCGCTAATCTGCCCTCTCCCTAGCAGATTATTTTTAATCCTTCCTTCGGTTCAGTCTAAATCTCGCTCTGTTCTTGGGGGAGGGAAGAGAAAGCCAGCAGCAGATCTTGTTTCGATCTCGCTTTGCTTTGCCTTTTCCAAAACATTTGCACATGAAAATAAACCCCATAGCAACGATCCCAGGTAGTTGTGGATGCGAAAGGGCAGCAATGAGGCAGAGCCGCCCGGCTGGCCGGAACCCAGGGACGGGGGGTGAGCAGGACAAGCCCTAACaagcaaagaggaaaacaaGCGCCCTGAaagggctgctcctctgggtCTCCCTGTAGATTTTTATAGGGGCTTAACTGATCCCTCTGTACGTGATGACAAGTCCTTCTAGGAGGGAAGGCTGGCGCCGGTCTCGGCTCTCCGGCAGACCCACGTCGGCCGCACCGCcctgggagcggggccggcggccCGGCGGAGAGCGGCGGCGGGTGACGGCTCTCGCCTCTCCTCTGTCCGCAGGTTTGGTTCCAGAACCGCAGGATGAAGGACAAGCGGCAGCGCCTGGCCATGACCTGGCCCCACCCGGCCGACCCGGCGTTTTACACGTACATGATGAGCCACGCCGCAGCCACCGGGAACCTGCCGTACCCATTCCCGTCCCACCTGCCCCTGCCCTACTACTCCCACATGGGCATCGGCGCCACATCGGCCTCTGCCGCCACCCCTTTCAGTACCCCCCTGAGGCCTCTGGACACCTTCAGGGTCCTGTCCCACCCGTACCCGAGACCTGAACTGCTGTGCGCCTTCAGACATCCCTCTCTCTACCCTGCCCCGACTCATGGACTCAGCAGCGCAgggggcagcccctgctcctgcctggcatgCCACAGCGGCCAGTCCAACGGGCTGGCGCAGAGACCCTCCGGATCAGACTTTACCTGCTCGGCCACAACCAGGACTGACTCCTTTCTCACTTTCACGCCCTCTGTGCTGAGCAAAGCCACCTCAGTTTCCATGGACCAGAGGGAAGAAGTACCTTTAACGAGATAAACCTTTGTCTCAGGGTTATGAAACACTCATCCCTTTCCCGGACTTCTCTTCGAGTTAATGTACCTACAGCCCATGTTTATTTAATCGTGTTCTCTCCTCAGCCGCGGACACCCACAGAAAAACccgaaaaaaaaggaaaaaaaaaaaaagaagaaaagagactAAAAATAGCTCAGTCTTAAAAGGATTTACATTCcaaggggggaaaaataaaaataaaagaaagaagaaagaaagtaTTACTAATGATTTATCTCTGAGAGGGAATTTAGGCACgaaggaggaagaaaatcaaCTCGAATGAAATATGGTCCAGCCAGCCACATACAGAAATGTGCTGGGACTTTCTTTTCCATGGATAGACTTCTTCCCAAGGGCTGGGGGTTCTGCGGATCACAACAAACCTTATGCACAAATCTATGAGGCGGAGAAGGAAAATCTGAAATACTTGAA
This genomic window from Zonotrichia albicollis isolate bZonAlb1 chromosome 1, bZonAlb1.hap1, whole genome shotgun sequence contains:
- the EVX1 gene encoding homeobox even-skipped homolog protein 1, with the translated sequence METRKEMVMFLEGTTLGALVGKRVPNLSEAVGSPAAEPQEKMIHRNCISPRPGPLSSRERGGGGGGGGEDEEEVEVLPGTGTVPESRSAAAALLSAGQQPPVPELPSSKGQQSSSDTESDFYEEIEVSCTPDCATGSAEYQHSKGPCSEALAGSPSGGGDHPKGSGGSGGSQGSLACSASDQMRRYRTAFTREQIARLEKEFYRENYVSRPRRCELAAALNLPETTIKVWFQNRRMKDKRQRLAMTWPHPADPAFYTYMMSHAAATGNLPYPFPSHLPLPYYSHMGIGATSASAATPFSTPLRPLDTFRVLSHPYPRPELLCAFRHPSLYPAPTHGLSSAGGSPCSCLACHSGQSNGLAQRPSGSDFTCSATTRTDSFLTFTPSVLSKATSVSMDQREEVPLTR